A genomic window from Luteolibacter sp. LG18 includes:
- a CDS encoding DUF1801 domain-containing protein yields MGTPRFQSIEDYVTSQDPVKEKTLRRIIGLILTEFPELEAKIAWNLPMIHRQGQYIAGLAAYKRHLTFAPWSAEVMAAFKERLEKFVVFKNCFQIPVDWEVDGALITDLVKARLEEL; encoded by the coding sequence ATGGGCACGCCGCGCTTCCAATCCATCGAGGACTACGTGACCTCCCAGGACCCGGTGAAGGAGAAGACTCTCCGCCGGATCATTGGGCTCATTCTCACGGAGTTTCCGGAACTGGAGGCGAAAATCGCGTGGAACCTGCCGATGATCCACCGGCAGGGCCAATACATTGCGGGCCTCGCCGCCTACAAGCGCCACCTCACATTCGCGCCGTGGAGCGCGGAAGTCATGGCGGCGTTCAAAGAGCGTTTGGAGAAGTTCGTCGTCTTCAAGAACTGCTTCCAGATCCCGGTGGATTGGGAGGTGGATGGGGCGCTGATCACGGACCTCGTGAAGGCCCGGCTTGAGGAGCTCTGA
- a CDS encoding sialate O-acetylesterase, whose amino-acid sequence MIRPLLVLLCLILPGFAREVDVYLFGGQSNMQGIAKLADLPPRELTPAPGVLFWNGTEFEPLVPGKTRSSRHKGDFGPELSFARSIPTAGRPVFLVKYSASGMPLDPGWNEDTWLGGRKPGRVNFFPGDTRTDPNRGKLYTEMLTTYGDALGFLYKHGHTPVVRGFLWMQGEQDAKNTTAAEHYPANLRLLRHRLSEDLRVADLPMAFGQVLPHSPAKPVFVARDLIRRQMVACDMDSGSPLAIPRCRMVSTDGFPMGTDTVHYVAQGQLRLGAALAKGLDQAMRAK is encoded by the coding sequence ATGATCCGTCCGCTGCTGGTCCTGCTCTGCCTGATCCTCCCCGGTTTCGCCCGGGAAGTGGACGTCTATTTGTTCGGCGGCCAATCGAACATGCAGGGGATCGCGAAGCTGGCCGACCTTCCGCCGCGCGAGCTCACTCCGGCCCCGGGCGTGCTGTTCTGGAACGGCACGGAGTTCGAGCCGCTGGTCCCTGGCAAGACCCGATCCTCCCGCCACAAGGGCGATTTCGGACCGGAACTCTCCTTTGCCCGCTCCATCCCGACGGCGGGTCGCCCGGTCTTCCTGGTCAAATACTCCGCCAGCGGCATGCCGCTCGATCCGGGATGGAATGAGGACACCTGGCTCGGCGGGAGGAAACCCGGACGCGTGAACTTCTTCCCCGGTGACACCCGGACCGACCCGAACCGCGGCAAGCTCTACACCGAGATGCTCACCACCTACGGCGATGCGCTCGGCTTTCTCTACAAGCACGGCCATACCCCGGTGGTCCGTGGTTTCCTCTGGATGCAGGGCGAGCAGGACGCGAAGAACACCACCGCCGCGGAACATTATCCCGCCAATCTCAGACTGCTCCGTCACCGGCTCTCCGAGGACCTGCGTGTGGCCGATCTGCCGATGGCCTTCGGCCAAGTGCTGCCCCATTCGCCCGCCAAACCCGTTTTCGTGGCCCGCGATCTGATCCGCCGCCAGATGGTCGCCTGCGACATGGATTCCGGCAGCCCGCTCGCCATTCCCCGCTGCCGGATGGTCTCCACCGATGGTTTCCCCATGGGCACCGACACGGTCCATTACGTCGCCCAGGGCCAGTTGCGCCTCGGCGCGGCCCTGGCCAAGGGCCTCGACCAGGCGATGCGGGCGAAATAG
- a CDS encoding pectinesterase family protein: MLRGLIACLFAGTVTGFGAPQPLVVNPADGKAFPTIKQAIDAAVARAAKHKGETRIVIKPGTYREKLIVPKEAGEISLEGEDETKTVIVFGDGADTPRPDGGTVGTFDSATVTFRCPVIRASRLTFENSRGKGSQAVAVSLVSERGEFRNCRLLGCQDTLLIQSGAHWFDRCRIEGDVDFIFGAGIGWFRGCEIHAKDSGYLTAASTPENQPYGFVFDHCQVTVAPTAKRMFLGRPWRPHAAVAYLQCALGKGIDPAGWDNWRNPENEKTARYLEFQNTGEGAAEPGKRVAWARQIDTKEAAAITPKAVLGWEPKP, encoded by the coding sequence ATGCTACGCGGTCTCATTGCCTGCCTTTTCGCCGGAACCGTCACCGGATTCGGCGCTCCGCAGCCCCTCGTCGTGAACCCTGCGGACGGCAAGGCGTTTCCGACCATCAAGCAGGCGATCGATGCCGCGGTGGCGCGGGCCGCGAAGCACAAGGGCGAAACCCGGATCGTGATCAAGCCGGGCACCTACCGCGAGAAACTCATCGTCCCGAAGGAAGCGGGCGAGATCAGCCTGGAGGGCGAGGATGAAACCAAGACCGTGATCGTCTTCGGCGACGGGGCCGACACCCCGCGTCCGGACGGCGGCACGGTGGGCACCTTCGACAGCGCCACGGTGACCTTCCGCTGCCCGGTGATCCGCGCCAGCCGCCTGACCTTCGAAAACTCCCGCGGCAAGGGCAGCCAGGCGGTGGCCGTGTCGCTGGTCTCGGAGCGCGGCGAGTTCCGGAACTGCCGCCTGCTCGGTTGCCAGGACACGCTGCTCATCCAATCCGGCGCGCATTGGTTCGACCGTTGCCGGATCGAGGGCGATGTCGACTTCATCTTCGGCGCGGGCATCGGTTGGTTCCGCGGCTGCGAAATCCATGCGAAGGACAGCGGCTACCTCACCGCCGCGTCCACACCCGAGAATCAGCCCTATGGCTTCGTGTTCGACCATTGCCAAGTGACGGTCGCGCCGACGGCGAAGCGGATGTTCCTCGGCCGTCCGTGGCGCCCGCACGCCGCGGTGGCCTACCTGCAATGTGCGCTGGGGAAGGGGATCGATCCGGCGGGTTGGGACAACTGGCGGAACCCGGAAAACGAAAAAACCGCCCGCTACCTGGAATTCCAGAACACCGGCGAAGGAGCCGCCGAGCCCGGGAAACGGGTGGCCTGGGCCCGCCAGATCGATACCAAGGAGGCCGCAGCAATCACTCCGAAGGCCGTCCTCGGCTGGGAGCCGAAGCCGTGA
- a CDS encoding esterase-like activity of phytase family protein, with translation MHASPSSPGRKAAVLIGTAGLAAMPLAPLAHAAAFTAGNIAVLQADNASANNTTATIVELNPATANQTPANTLAIPSTGSSALRISGSATSTGYLANSNDGTLVCFTGHNSTTTSGNANTILARGVGSFDPSGTYALQATYTGGSGNQTRSAISLNNTAWFIGDQGGVYTNGSTSASPSGNFRSVKSFGGAAYIFQASASAAPVSTLSAPSGSTLVGLPGLPIGDSNKQDFYLVSSGDNGAAFDVLYVLSSTGIAKYSLVSGSWTANGSYTLSGGGFGLAAVDNGSGALLYVSTGTGGTAANSVLKLTDTAGYNATINITTANNVTLYTAPSGATVKGVAFAPVAITLSAPSFSTQPTGQTISTGATATLTASASGNPAPTYQWYQGNAGDTSNPVSGATSASLTTPALNATTSYWVRATNSQGSADSSAATITVSSLTNADLAGLTLSTGTLSPSFATGTLAYTAGVSNATTGITVTPTKSDVNATITVNGTAVTSGPASGNIPLNVGDNAITVVVTAPNGTTTKTYTVTVTRNGPTLATGAIAFTGFNADGTDDLAFVALADIPAGTQIYFNDNEWNGSAIGSGGAFNTGESEYRWTAPAGGVTAGTIVTLNSISGTITASTGSVVYTDSTNPGMSNGADTVYAFQGTSGTPTVFLASITNATGADAEIGGTGLTAGATAVVLPSSADGARYKGARSGQSSFAAYLSLIGNVAANWEDVGGGDGTSYLPFSTTAFTTGAGPASVTISDASVTEGNSGTATLAFTVSRSDNTGAFTVDYATANGTATAGSDYTAASGTLTFTAGGALTQTVNVTITGDTTVETDETLVVNLTNLVNTTGTASISDAQGNGTIVNDDAAPSVPYSSVSRDILTPNTGVWPSGGVTVGSTQFVNLGLQGVGRFAANSIDPATGESLGSISDMQVTNFVNNHNGTWSGRFNFLPDRGYNSGSIFSNYAARINAFDFTFTPYTATATTTAQNQIALSFAGSTRFTYDHDGNAGTAPVFTTGLNADSKTTLFGTTVPSVSGTSTQSDGSVSNRLTLDSEGLILDRRPDKTGSGWVGDEYGAYIYHFNAAKQIDGQVQLPAVLVPHTPVGTINFNGTPNNGRRDNQGMEGIAQSPDGSRLFGLMQSATIQDSGSGNQGRSNARLLVYDVSSSATPTTPVAQYVVQLPRIATTGGSVDRTGAQSSIVALNNHQLLILSRDGNGRGASGSPVFKSILLAELNGATNINGTYDNEAAAVAPGGVLTAGVTPVSWTEALNLIGKLDLGIAEVAKFGLNLNAAPGDINSICEKWEALGLVSVNDPAYPNDFFLFVGNDNDFLTSGGKYMDANGAIQSYNGGLENDTLVLAYRVRITQPNAPVTTWRETHFNVTSEDGLLANNADYDHDGVQNLVEYGLGIDPASATGANGLAALPTLLKGYNDPSFEDRLALQFTLPSPNPADVTYLVQGTEDLVTWTNIATKTGTGSWNWLGGGESRISAANGSGSITFIVGDSVPADGDHPKRMMRMKVTTP, from the coding sequence ATGCACGCCTCCCCATCCTCCCCCGGCCGCAAGGCCGCCGTCCTGATTGGCACCGCCGGTCTGGCGGCCATGCCCCTCGCCCCGCTGGCCCACGCCGCGGCGTTCACCGCGGGCAACATTGCCGTCCTCCAGGCGGACAACGCCAGCGCGAACAACACCACGGCCACGATCGTGGAATTGAATCCCGCGACCGCCAACCAGACGCCCGCCAACACGCTCGCGATCCCCTCGACGGGTTCCAGCGCCCTGCGCATCAGCGGTTCCGCCACCAGCACGGGCTACCTGGCAAACTCGAACGATGGCACCCTGGTCTGCTTCACCGGCCACAATTCCACGACCACCAGCGGCAACGCCAACACCATCCTCGCCCGCGGCGTGGGGAGCTTCGATCCCTCCGGCACCTATGCCCTGCAGGCCACCTACACCGGTGGCAGTGGCAACCAGACCCGCAGCGCCATCAGCTTGAACAACACCGCGTGGTTCATCGGCGACCAAGGCGGCGTTTACACGAACGGCTCCACCTCGGCCAGCCCGTCCGGAAACTTCCGCAGCGTGAAGAGCTTCGGCGGCGCGGCCTACATCTTCCAGGCCAGCGCCTCGGCCGCCCCGGTCAGCACCCTTTCCGCCCCCAGCGGTTCGACCCTCGTGGGCCTCCCCGGCCTGCCGATCGGCGACAGCAACAAGCAGGACTTCTACCTCGTTTCCTCCGGCGACAATGGCGCGGCCTTCGACGTGCTCTATGTCCTGAGCTCCACCGGCATCGCGAAGTATTCGCTCGTCAGCGGCTCGTGGACCGCGAACGGCAGCTACACCCTCAGTGGCGGCGGTTTCGGCCTGGCCGCCGTGGACAATGGCAGCGGTGCTCTCCTCTACGTGAGCACCGGCACCGGGGGCACCGCCGCGAACAGCGTGCTGAAGCTCACCGACACCGCGGGCTACAACGCCACCATCAACATCACCACCGCGAACAACGTCACCCTTTACACCGCGCCCTCCGGTGCCACGGTTAAGGGCGTGGCCTTCGCCCCGGTGGCGATCACCCTGAGCGCCCCGTCGTTCTCCACTCAGCCCACCGGCCAGACGATCTCCACCGGTGCCACGGCCACCCTGACCGCCTCCGCCAGCGGCAATCCCGCCCCCACCTACCAGTGGTATCAGGGGAACGCCGGTGACACTTCCAATCCGGTGTCCGGGGCGACCTCCGCCAGCCTTACGACCCCGGCCTTGAACGCGACCACGTCCTACTGGGTCCGCGCCACCAACAGCCAGGGCTCCGCGGACAGCAGCGCCGCCACCATCACGGTTTCCAGCCTGACCAATGCGGATCTCGCCGGGCTCACGCTTTCCACCGGCACGCTCTCGCCGTCCTTCGCCACCGGCACCCTCGCCTACACCGCGGGCGTTTCCAACGCCACCACCGGCATCACCGTCACGCCCACCAAGTCGGACGTGAACGCCACGATCACCGTCAATGGCACCGCGGTGACCTCCGGCCCGGCCAGCGGCAATATCCCGCTCAACGTCGGTGACAACGCCATCACGGTCGTGGTGACCGCGCCGAACGGCACCACCACCAAGACCTACACGGTGACGGTCACCCGCAATGGCCCGACGCTGGCCACCGGCGCGATCGCCTTCACCGGTTTCAACGCCGATGGCACCGACGACCTCGCCTTCGTCGCCCTCGCCGACATTCCGGCGGGCACCCAGATCTATTTCAACGACAACGAATGGAACGGCTCGGCCATCGGCTCGGGCGGAGCCTTCAACACCGGTGAAAGCGAATACCGCTGGACCGCTCCCGCCGGTGGCGTGACCGCGGGCACCATCGTGACGCTGAATTCCATCTCGGGCACGATCACCGCCTCCACCGGCAGCGTGGTTTACACCGACTCGACCAACCCCGGCATGAGCAACGGTGCCGACACGGTTTATGCCTTCCAGGGCACCTCCGGCACGCCGACCGTGTTCCTCGCCTCCATCACCAATGCCACCGGCGCGGATGCCGAGATCGGCGGCACCGGCCTCACCGCCGGGGCCACCGCGGTGGTGCTGCCGTCCAGCGCGGACGGTGCCCGCTACAAGGGTGCCCGCTCCGGCCAGTCCAGCTTCGCCGCCTACCTGTCCCTGATCGGCAATGTCGCGGCGAACTGGGAAGACGTCGGCGGTGGCGATGGCACCAGCTACCTCCCCTTCTCCACCACCGCCTTCACCACCGGTGCCGGTCCGGCCAGCGTGACCATTTCCGACGCGTCCGTGACCGAGGGCAACAGCGGCACCGCCACACTGGCCTTTACGGTTTCCCGCTCGGACAACACCGGCGCGTTCACGGTCGATTACGCCACCGCCAATGGCACGGCCACCGCGGGCAGCGACTACACCGCCGCCTCCGGCACGCTCACGTTCACCGCGGGCGGCGCGCTGACACAGACCGTGAATGTCACCATCACCGGCGACACCACCGTGGAGACCGATGAAACGCTGGTGGTCAACCTGACCAACCTCGTCAACACCACCGGCACCGCCTCGATCTCCGATGCGCAAGGCAACGGCACGATCGTCAATGACGATGCCGCGCCGAGCGTGCCCTACAGCAGTGTGAGCCGTGACATTCTCACGCCGAACACCGGCGTCTGGCCGTCCGGCGGCGTGACCGTTGGCAGCACCCAGTTCGTGAACCTCGGGCTCCAGGGCGTGGGGCGTTTCGCGGCCAACTCCATCGATCCCGCCACCGGCGAATCGCTCGGTTCGATCTCGGACATGCAGGTCACGAATTTCGTGAACAACCACAACGGTACCTGGAGCGGGCGTTTCAACTTCCTCCCGGACCGTGGTTACAACAGCGGCTCGATCTTCTCGAACTACGCGGCGCGCATCAACGCCTTCGACTTCACGTTCACGCCCTACACCGCGACGGCCACCACCACCGCGCAGAACCAGATCGCGCTGAGCTTCGCCGGTTCCACCCGCTTCACCTACGACCACGATGGCAACGCGGGCACCGCGCCGGTCTTCACCACCGGTCTGAACGCGGACAGCAAGACCACGCTCTTCGGCACCACGGTCCCCTCCGTTTCCGGCACCAGCACCCAGAGCGATGGATCGGTGAGCAACCGCCTGACGCTCGATTCCGAGGGCCTGATCCTCGACCGCCGTCCGGACAAGACCGGCTCCGGCTGGGTTGGCGACGAATACGGTGCCTACATCTACCACTTCAACGCCGCGAAGCAGATCGATGGTCAGGTCCAGCTTCCGGCCGTCCTCGTGCCGCACACACCGGTCGGCACGATCAACTTCAACGGCACGCCGAACAACGGCCGCCGCGACAACCAGGGCATGGAAGGCATCGCTCAGAGCCCGGACGGCAGCCGCCTTTTCGGCCTGATGCAGAGCGCCACCATCCAGGACTCCGGCAGCGGCAACCAGGGCCGTTCCAACGCCCGCCTGTTGGTTTACGACGTGTCGTCGTCCGCCACGCCGACCACCCCGGTCGCCCAGTATGTCGTGCAGCTTCCGCGTATCGCCACCACCGGCGGCAGCGTCGACCGCACCGGTGCCCAGAGTTCGATCGTGGCGCTCAACAACCACCAGCTTCTGATCCTGTCCCGCGATGGCAACGGTCGCGGCGCGTCGGGTTCCCCGGTGTTCAAGTCGATCCTGCTCGCCGAGCTCAACGGTGCCACCAACATCAACGGCACCTATGACAACGAAGCCGCGGCGGTCGCCCCGGGCGGCGTGCTCACCGCGGGCGTCACTCCGGTGTCGTGGACCGAGGCGCTGAACCTGATCGGCAAGCTCGACCTCGGCATCGCGGAAGTCGCCAAGTTCGGGCTCAATCTCAATGCCGCCCCGGGCGACATCAACAGCATCTGCGAGAAGTGGGAAGCGCTCGGCCTGGTGTCCGTGAACGACCCGGCCTATCCGAACGACTTCTTCCTGTTCGTCGGCAACGACAACGACTTCCTCACCTCCGGCGGCAAATACATGGACGCCAACGGCGCGATCCAGAGCTACAACGGCGGTTTGGAAAACGACACCCTGGTGCTCGCCTACCGTGTCCGCATCACTCAGCCGAACGCCCCTGTCACCACCTGGCGCGAGACGCACTTCAATGTCACCAGCGAGGACGGCCTGCTCGCCAACAACGCCGACTACGACCACGACGGCGTGCAGAACCTGGTGGAATACGGCCTTGGCATCGACCCGGCTTCCGCCACCGGCGCGAATGGCCTCGCCGCCCTGCCGACACTGCTGAAAGGCTACAACGATCCTTCGTTCGAGGACCGCCTCGCCCTCCAGTTCACGCTGCCCTCGCCCAATCCGGCCGACGTCACCTACCTCGTGCAGGGCACCGAGGACCTCGTGACCTGGACGAACATCGCCACCAAGACCGGCACCGGTTCTTGGAACTGGCTCGGCGGCGGCGAGTCCCGGATCAGCGCGGCCAATGGCTCCGGTTCCATCACCTTCATCGTCGGTGACAGCGTCCCGGCGGATGGCGACCACCCGAAGCGCATGATGCGCATGAAGGTGACCACGCCCTGA
- a CDS encoding nucleoid-associated protein has protein sequence MAKIRFTSASATRLVLAKVGHPQRDEPLQTSKQVFQVDEADQETLTAIFLKPFKNLSGHRFSHHSSLDQHEMNALSAAIFNSEDGLLERGCDIAKRLYSKTNHPNIKSGDLCISFIKDIEMNGELTQGICILKSESVVPFLSISTKDGDLQLHTEQGINPEKIDKGCLILNHHAQKGYYVLTFDRSGADSRFWVRDFLGVVPMSDPSFLTNKYADMAVAFVKKEEKAKKEARKEQVSESSDVAVAEDDTPPWGTHSAARDAISYFEEKENFSIQEFEEEVLKTPEAVEKFKRHRAEIEREQGHRFDDSFQISKKDVNKAKKKIAAVVKLDTGVEIHLKPSLQAETESVLERGFDEEKKMKFIKVYFNEDVS, from the coding sequence ATGGCCAAGATCCGCTTCACTTCCGCCTCCGCCACCCGTCTCGTCCTCGCCAAAGTGGGCCACCCCCAGCGCGACGAGCCGCTCCAAACTTCCAAGCAGGTGTTTCAAGTGGACGAGGCCGACCAGGAAACGCTGACGGCGATTTTCCTGAAGCCGTTCAAGAACCTCTCCGGCCACCGCTTCAGCCACCACTCGTCGCTCGACCAGCACGAGATGAACGCGCTCTCCGCGGCGATCTTCAATTCCGAGGACGGCCTGCTCGAGCGCGGTTGCGACATCGCCAAGCGCCTCTACTCGAAGACGAACCACCCGAACATCAAGTCCGGCGATCTCTGCATCTCGTTCATCAAGGACATCGAGATGAACGGCGAGCTCACCCAGGGCATCTGCATCCTGAAGTCCGAGAGCGTGGTGCCCTTCCTCAGCATCTCGACGAAGGACGGCGATCTCCAGCTCCACACCGAGCAGGGCATCAACCCGGAGAAAATCGACAAGGGTTGCCTGATCCTCAACCACCACGCGCAGAAGGGCTACTACGTGCTGACCTTCGACCGCTCCGGCGCGGATTCCCGTTTCTGGGTCCGCGACTTCCTCGGGGTGGTGCCGATGTCCGACCCGTCCTTCCTCACCAACAAGTACGCCGACATGGCGGTGGCCTTCGTGAAGAAGGAGGAGAAGGCGAAGAAGGAAGCCCGCAAGGAGCAGGTTTCCGAGTCCTCCGATGTCGCCGTGGCCGAGGATGACACCCCGCCGTGGGGTACCCACAGCGCCGCCCGCGACGCGATTTCCTACTTCGAGGAGAAGGAGAATTTCAGCATCCAGGAGTTCGAGGAGGAAGTGCTCAAGACCCCGGAAGCGGTCGAGAAATTCAAGCGTCACCGTGCGGAGATCGAGCGCGAGCAGGGTCACCGTTTCGACGACTCCTTCCAGATTTCCAAGAAGGACGTGAACAAGGCGAAGAAGAAGATCGCCGCGGTGGTGAAGCTGGATACCGGCGTGGAGATCCACCTCAAGCCGAGCCTTCAGGCCGAGACCGAATCCGTGCTGGAGCGCGGCTTCGACGAGGAGAAGAAGATGAAGTTCATCAAGGTGTACTTCAACGAGGACGTGTCCTGA
- the acpS gene encoding holo-ACP synthase: protein MRLIGIGIDVVEVQRIAEALERHGEAFGERIFTPGERAYCSSQKRPALHYAARFAAKEAVAKAFGTGIGKDLGWLDMEIIRRESGEPAVVLTGTGKVYAESVGITEVKISLTHARDYAAANAVALG, encoded by the coding sequence ATGCGACTGATCGGCATTGGCATCGACGTGGTGGAGGTCCAGCGGATCGCCGAGGCGCTGGAGCGTCACGGCGAGGCCTTTGGCGAACGGATCTTCACGCCCGGCGAGCGCGCCTACTGTTCCTCCCAAAAACGACCGGCGCTGCACTACGCGGCGCGTTTCGCGGCGAAGGAAGCGGTGGCGAAGGCCTTCGGCACCGGCATCGGAAAGGACCTCGGCTGGCTGGACATGGAAATCATCCGCCGCGAATCCGGTGAGCCCGCCGTTGTCCTCACCGGCACCGGCAAGGTCTACGCGGAGTCGGTTGGCATCACCGAGGTGAAGATCAGCCTGACCCACGCCCGCGACTACGCCGCCGCGAATGCGGTCGCGCTGGGGTGA
- a CDS encoding class I SAM-dependent methyltransferase encodes MAALSPACRKEEPVVATPLPASPSVPEPYTYSNASPDGIGKFHHGREIAKVMGHPAIGWLERDDREKEEAPSKAIAALNLAPDAVIADIGAGSGYYSFRISPHVPRGKVVAVDIQPEMLDFLRAKSRELGIANVEPHLGAVDGVNLPAASLDAALMVDAYHEFSHPAEMLASLRHALKPGGTIYLLEFRGEDPEVPIKVLHKMTEAQARLEFEAAGFRFVSNSTTLPWQHLLVFRNP; translated from the coding sequence GTGGCCGCTCTGTCTCCGGCCTGCCGGAAGGAGGAGCCGGTCGTCGCCACACCGCTTCCGGCATCCCCTTCCGTTCCAGAACCTTACACCTATTCCAACGCCTCTCCCGACGGCATCGGCAAGTTTCACCACGGCCGCGAGATCGCGAAGGTGATGGGCCATCCGGCGATCGGCTGGCTGGAGCGCGACGACCGCGAAAAGGAGGAAGCCCCATCGAAGGCCATCGCCGCGCTCAATCTCGCTCCGGACGCGGTGATCGCGGACATCGGTGCCGGGTCTGGCTACTATAGTTTTCGTATTTCACCGCACGTTCCCCGCGGCAAGGTGGTGGCGGTGGACATCCAACCGGAGATGCTCGACTTCCTTCGGGCCAAATCGCGTGAGCTCGGCATCGCCAACGTCGAACCGCACCTCGGCGCGGTCGATGGCGTCAACCTGCCCGCCGCCTCCCTCGATGCGGCCCTGATGGTGGACGCCTACCATGAGTTCTCCCACCCCGCGGAAATGCTGGCCTCGCTCCGCCACGCCCTGAAACCCGGCGGCACCATCTATCTCCTGGAGTTCCGCGGCGAGGATCCGGAGGTTCCGATCAAGGTGCTCCACAAGATGACCGAAGCGCAGGCCCGGCTGGAATTCGAAGCGGCGGGCTTCCGCTTCGTCTCGAACTCCACCACCCTGCCGTGGCAACATCTCCTCGTCTTCCGGAATCCATGA
- a CDS encoding IS5 family transposase, which produces MLHGRQFRSGQKRGLCVGKTKKGKGTKWMVVADGQGLPLGSTLASASPAEVTLVLPTLADCKEKTGRFPRRLIVDRAYDADHLRRFMRHLDGELICPHRRNRKRASMQDGRALRRYRHRWKIERLFAWIGNWRRLIVRHERRIELYSGFFKLACIMILVRHF; this is translated from the coding sequence ATGCTTCATGGACGGCAGTTTCGCTCCGGCCAAAAAAGGGGGCTCTGCGTCGGAAAAACCAAGAAGGGAAAGGGAACGAAGTGGATGGTGGTGGCGGACGGCCAGGGTCTTCCTCTGGGAAGCACCCTTGCCTCGGCATCGCCCGCAGAGGTGACCTTGGTGTTGCCAACATTGGCGGATTGCAAGGAGAAGACCGGTCGTTTTCCGAGGCGATTGATCGTTGATCGAGCCTATGATGCCGACCATCTCCGTCGCTTCATGCGCCACCTCGATGGAGAGTTGATCTGCCCGCACCGCCGCAACCGCAAGCGAGCCTCGATGCAGGATGGGAGGGCGTTGCGCCGTTATCGGCATCGATGGAAAATCGAACGGCTTTTTGCCTGGATAGGAAATTGGCGGCGACTGATCGTACGCCACGAACGGCGCATCGAGCTATATAGCGGATTCTTCAAGCTCGCCTGCATCATGATCCTCGTTAGACACTTTTGA
- a CDS encoding pyridoxine 5'-phosphate synthase, with protein MSLLLGVNIDHVATLRQARYALLPDSPNAEPSPVDAAHDSIEGGADSITIHVRGDRRHMQDRDAKLIRAEIGVPINFEMGITEEMIALALELRPQFACLVPETREEVTTEGGLDVVGRRRETGDCIRRLQAAGIRVSLFIDPDLDQVKASAELGAEMVELHTGCFANAEGDAVETEVQRLADAARLGHSLGLQINAGHGINYGNLFRLFAVPHLTELNIGHSIVSRAMRVGMMEAVRQMKQLMATYPTGACD; from the coding sequence ATGTCCTTGCTGCTCGGCGTCAATATCGACCACGTGGCCACCCTTCGCCAGGCCCGCTACGCGCTTCTCCCGGATTCCCCGAATGCCGAGCCTTCGCCAGTGGATGCCGCCCACGACTCCATCGAAGGGGGCGCGGACTCGATCACCATCCACGTCCGCGGCGACCGCCGCCACATGCAGGACCGGGATGCCAAGCTGATCCGCGCCGAGATCGGCGTGCCGATCAATTTCGAAATGGGCATCACCGAGGAGATGATCGCGCTCGCCCTGGAGCTCCGCCCGCAGTTCGCCTGCCTGGTGCCGGAGACCCGCGAGGAGGTCACCACCGAGGGCGGGCTGGACGTCGTCGGCCGCCGCCGGGAAACCGGTGACTGTATCCGCCGCCTCCAGGCGGCGGGCATCCGCGTGAGCCTGTTCATCGATCCGGATCTCGATCAGGTGAAGGCCTCCGCCGAGTTGGGCGCGGAAATGGTCGAGCTCCACACCGGCTGTTTCGCGAACGCGGAAGGCGACGCGGTCGAGACCGAGGTCCAGCGACTGGCGGACGCCGCGCGGCTGGGCCACTCGCTCGGCCTCCAGATCAACGCCGGCCACGGCATCAACTATGGCAACCTGTTCCGCCTCTTCGCGGTGCCGCACCTCACCGAGCTGAACATCGGCCACAGCATCGTGTCCCGCGCCATGCGGGTCGGCATGATGGAGGCCGTGCGCCAGATGAAGCAGCTCATGGCCACCTATCCGACCGGCGCATGCGACTGA
- a CDS encoding MerR family transcriptional regulator, whose product MINFVLIQSSVTIEVEPEERQHYSLDEAAGRATIHPEVLRYYCRAGLLGAARVVENPEPVFDDEAVYAIRRIEHYRHHHGVNLKTLPLILNLVSELERLRDEVRRLRS is encoded by the coding sequence ATGATCAATTTCGTCCTCATCCAATCCTCCGTGACCATCGAGGTGGAACCGGAGGAACGGCAGCACTACTCGCTGGACGAAGCCGCCGGTCGCGCGACGATCCATCCGGAGGTGCTGCGTTACTACTGCCGCGCGGGATTGCTCGGCGCGGCACGGGTCGTGGAAAATCCCGAGCCGGTGTTCGATGACGAGGCGGTGTATGCCATCCGCCGGATCGAGCACTACCGCCACCACCACGGCGTGAACCTCAAGACCCTGCCGCTGATCCTGAACCTCGTGAGCGAACTCGAGCGGCTGCGCGATGAAGTCCGGAGATTGAGAAGCTGA